A genomic stretch from Schistosoma haematobium chromosome 2, whole genome shotgun sequence includes:
- a CDS encoding hypothetical protein (EggNog:ENOG410W11Z) translates to MEDVRTRRGADVASDHHLVVANLKLKLKKNWTSGQTAIQRFNTAFLRDTDKLNEFKIALNNRFQALQDLLKKRRNYYGGQLERHQRSINFNVSRGSRSKVIPS, encoded by the coding sequence atggaagatgtgagaaccaggagaggtgctgacgtagcttcagatcaccacctagttgtagccaatttgaaactgaagctaaaaaagaactggacaagtggacaaacagcaatacaaaggttcaatacagccttccttcgagatactgataaactcaatgaattcaagatagctctcaacaacaggtttcaagccttacaagatctactgaaaaagagaagaaactactatggaggacaactggaaaggcatcaacgaagcattaacttcaacgtgtcaagaggttctcggtctaaagtaataccatcataa